A region of Moorena producens PAL-8-15-08-1 DNA encodes the following proteins:
- a CDS encoding helix-turn-helix domain-containing protein, whose product MIDRTYETIPKSYLDLVKEHPLLPIMSEAEEEAAKNLINLLLDLEASVELTEEQDSYLATLTVLLHDYQRKKPLIPDIHGIDLLKLLIKEHGLRQQDLVSIFKTKSIVSMILSGKRNLTVEHIQKLADYFKCSPSAFFPR is encoded by the coding sequence ATGATAGACAGAACCTATGAAACCATTCCAAAAAGCTATCTTGATTTGGTAAAAGAACACCCACTTCTTCCCATTATGTCTGAGGCGGAGGAAGAGGCGGCCAAAAATCTCATTAACTTGCTTCTAGATCTAGAGGCATCGGTCGAGTTAACTGAAGAACAAGATAGTTACCTTGCTACTTTGACTGTACTATTGCACGACTATCAGAGGAAGAAACCATTAATTCCAGATATTCACGGGATTGACTTACTCAAGTTGCTCATCAAGGAACATGGATTGCGTCAGCAAGACCTAGTTAGCATTTTTAAGACGAAATCAATTGTTTCAATGATATTAAGTGGCAAAAGAAATCTAACCGTGGAACATATCCAGAAACTGGCAGATTATTTCAAATGTTCGCCATCTGCCTTCTTCCCAAGATAA
- a CDS encoding type II toxin-antitoxin system HigB family toxin → MLPARISPSFIAHIDMKTTIIFNIDKFLQNHPESTEYIAAWFKLVETGQWSSFEQMRQSFTSLEGKESNALFTIGCGRYTLKARINFKYKQIVVRHIIANADYDRQNL, encoded by the coding sequence GTGCTCCCTGCAAGGATATCTCCATCCTTCATCGCACATATTGACATGAAAACTACAATTATTTTCAACATCGATAAGTTTTTGCAAAACCACCCAGAGTCAACGGAATACATAGCTGCCTGGTTCAAGCTTGTAGAAACAGGACAGTGGTCTAGCTTTGAACAAATGCGTCAATCTTTTACCTCTCTTGAAGGTAAAGAAAGTAACGCTTTATTTACGATTGGATGCGGTCGTTACACCCTTAAAGCTCGTATCAACTTCAAATACAAGCAGATAGTTGTTCGCCATATAATTGCGAACGCGGATTATGATAGACAGAACCTATGA